Proteins from one Pseudomonas grandcourensis genomic window:
- the gltB gene encoding glutamate synthase large subunit yields the protein MKAGLYQPDEFKDNCGFGLIAHMQGEPSHTLLQTAIEALTCMTHRGGINADGKTGDGCGLLIQKPDVFLRAIAQETFGVALPKQYAVGMVFFNQDPVKAEAARENMNREILAAGLTLVGWRKVPIDTSVLGRLALERLPQIEQVYIGGEGLSDQDMAVKLFTSRRRSSVANAADADHYVCSFSHKTIIYKGLMMPADLTAFYPDLSDERLQTSICVFHQRFSTNTLPKWPLAQPFRFLAHNGEINTITGNRNWAVARRTKFTNDLMDLEELGPLVNRVGSDSSSMDNMLELMVTGGIDLFRGVRMIIPPAWQNVETMDPDLRAFYEYNSMHMEPWDGPAGVVMTDGRYAVCLLDRNGLRPARWVTTKNGFITLASEIGVWNYQPEDVIAKGRVGPGQIFAVDTETGQILDTDAIDNRLKSRHPYKQWLRKNALRIQATMEDNDHGSAFYDVDQLKQYMKMYQVTFEERDQVLRPLGEQGYEAVGSMGDDTPMAVLSQRVRTPYDYFRQQFAQVTNPPIDPLREAIVMSLEICLGAERNIFQESPEHASRVILSSPVISPAKWRSLMNLDRPGFERAIIDLNYDESVGLEAAIRNVADQAEEAVRAGRTQVVLSDRHIAPGKLPIHASLATGAVHHRLTEKGLRCDSNILVETATARDPHHFAVLIGFGASAVYPFLAYEVLGDLIRTGEVLGDLYEVFKNYRKGITKGLLKILSKMGISTITSYRGAQLFEAIGLSEEVCNLSFRGVPSRIKGARFVDIEAEQKALATEAWSPRKPIQQGGLLKFVHGGEYHAYNPDVVNTLQAAVQQGDYSKFKEYTSLVDNRPVSMIRDLLKVKTLDTPLDISEIEPLESVLKRFDSAGISLGALSPEAHEALAEAMNRLGARSNSGEGGEDPARYGTIKSSKIKQVATGRFGVTPEYLVNAEVLQIKVAQGAKPGEGGQLPGGKVNGLIAKLRYAVPGVTLISPPPHHDIYSIEDLSQLIFDLKQVNPKALVSVKLVAEAGVGTIAAGVAKAYADLITISGYDGGTGASPLTSIKYAGAPWELGLAETHQTLRGNDLRGKVRVQTDGGLKTGLDVIKAAILGAESFGFGTAPMIALGCKYLRICHLNNCATGVATQNEKLRKDHYIGTVDMVVNFFTYVAEETREWLAKLGVRSLEELIGRTDLLEILEGQTAKQHHLDLTPLLGSDHVPADKPQFCGVERNPPFDKGLLAEKMVDMATSAINDLSGAEFTLDICNCDRSIGARISGEIARKHGNQGMANAPVTFRFKGTAGQSFGVWNAGGLHMYLEGDANDYVGKGMTGGKLVIVPPKGSVYRTQDSAIIGNTCLYGATGGKLFAAGTAGERFAVRNSGAHTVVEGTGDHCCEYMTGGFVCVLGKTGYNFGSGMTGGFAYVLDQDNTFVDRVNHELVEIQRISGEAMEAYRSHLQRVLNEYVEETDSEWGRELAENLDDYVRRFWLVKPKAANLKSLLSSTRANPQ from the coding sequence ATGAAAGCAGGTCTGTACCAACCAGATGAATTCAAGGATAACTGCGGTTTCGGCCTGATAGCCCATATGCAGGGCGAGCCCAGTCATACCCTTTTGCAAACGGCCATTGAGGCCCTGACCTGCATGACCCACCGCGGTGGGATTAATGCCGACGGCAAGACCGGTGACGGTTGCGGTCTGCTGATTCAAAAGCCGGACGTGTTCCTGCGTGCCATCGCCCAGGAAACCTTCGGCGTCGCACTGCCCAAGCAATATGCTGTGGGTATGGTCTTCTTCAACCAGGACCCGGTGAAAGCCGAAGCCGCTCGCGAGAACATGAACCGCGAAATCCTGGCAGCGGGCCTGACTCTCGTCGGCTGGCGCAAAGTGCCGATCGACACCAGCGTCCTCGGCCGTCTGGCCCTTGAGCGCCTGCCGCAGATCGAGCAGGTGTACATCGGCGGTGAAGGCCTGAGCGATCAGGACATGGCCGTCAAGCTGTTCACCTCCCGTCGTCGCTCGTCCGTGGCCAACGCCGCCGATGCCGACCACTACGTCTGCAGTTTTTCGCACAAGACCATCATTTATAAAGGCCTGATGATGCCGGCGGATTTGACCGCCTTCTATCCAGACCTGAGCGATGAGCGCCTGCAAACGTCGATTTGCGTGTTCCACCAGCGCTTCTCCACCAACACCCTGCCGAAATGGCCGCTGGCTCAACCGTTCCGCTTCCTGGCGCACAACGGCGAGATCAACACCATCACCGGCAACCGCAACTGGGCCGTGGCCCGTCGCACCAAGTTCACCAACGATCTGATGGACCTGGAAGAGCTCGGCCCGCTGGTCAACCGCGTGGGTTCCGACTCATCGAGCATGGACAACATGCTGGAGCTGATGGTCACCGGTGGCATCGACCTGTTCCGTGGCGTGCGGATGATCATTCCGCCTGCGTGGCAGAACGTCGAGACCATGGACCCGGATCTGCGTGCGTTCTACGAATATAACTCGATGCACATGGAACCGTGGGACGGCCCGGCCGGCGTGGTTATGACCGACGGTCGCTACGCGGTGTGCCTGCTCGACCGTAACGGTCTGCGCCCAGCGCGTTGGGTCACCACCAAGAACGGTTTCATCACCCTGGCCTCGGAAATCGGTGTCTGGAACTACCAGCCTGAAGACGTGATCGCCAAGGGCCGTGTGGGCCCGGGCCAGATCTTTGCCGTGGACACCGAAACCGGTCAGATCCTCGACACCGATGCGATCGACAACCGCCTGAAGTCCCGTCATCCGTACAAGCAATGGCTGCGCAAGAATGCCCTGCGCATCCAGGCGACCATGGAAGACAACGACCACGGTTCGGCATTCTATGACGTCGACCAGCTCAAGCAATACATGAAGATGTATCAGGTCACGTTCGAAGAGCGCGACCAAGTGCTGCGTCCGCTGGGCGAACAGGGCTACGAAGCCGTGGGCTCGATGGGCGACGATACGCCGATGGCCGTGCTGTCCCAGCGCGTGCGCACACCGTACGACTATTTCCGCCAGCAGTTCGCGCAGGTCACCAACCCGCCGATCGACCCGCTGCGTGAAGCCATCGTCATGTCGCTGGAGATCTGCCTCGGAGCCGAGCGCAACATCTTCCAGGAATCACCGGAACACGCTTCGCGTGTGATCCTCAGCTCGCCGGTCATTTCCCCGGCCAAGTGGCGTTCGCTGATGAACCTCGATCGTCCGGGCTTCGAGCGCGCGATCATCGATCTGAACTACGACGAAAGCGTCGGCCTCGAAGCGGCGATCCGCAACGTCGCCGATCAGGCTGAAGAAGCCGTGCGCGCCGGTCGTACCCAGGTCGTGCTGAGTGACCGTCACATTGCCCCGGGCAAGTTGCCGATCCACGCTTCGCTCGCTACCGGCGCGGTGCACCACCGCCTGACCGAAAAAGGCCTGCGTTGCGACTCCAACATTCTGGTGGAAACCGCGACCGCTCGCGATCCGCATCACTTCGCCGTGTTGATCGGTTTCGGCGCCTCTGCCGTCTATCCGTTCCTGGCCTACGAAGTGCTGGGTGACCTGATCCGTACCGGTGAAGTACTGGGCGACCTCTACGAGGTGTTCAAGAACTACCGTAAAGGCATCACCAAAGGCCTGCTCAAGATCCTGTCGAAGATGGGCATCTCGACCATCACTTCGTACCGTGGTGCGCAGTTGTTCGAAGCCATCGGTCTGTCCGAGGAAGTCTGCAACCTGAGCTTCCGTGGCGTGCCGAGCCGCATCAAGGGTGCACGTTTCGTCGACATCGAAGCCGAGCAGAAAGCCCTGGCCACCGAAGCCTGGAGCCCGCGCAAGCCGATCCAGCAAGGCGGCCTGCTGAAGTTCGTCCACGGTGGCGAATATCACGCGTACAACCCGGACGTGGTCAACACTCTGCAAGCCGCTGTGCAGCAGGGCGACTACAGCAAGTTCAAGGAATACACGTCGCTGGTGGATAACCGCCCGGTGTCGATGATCCGCGACCTGCTGAAAGTCAAAACCCTGGACACGCCGCTGGACATCAGCGAGATCGAACCGCTGGAATCGGTGCTCAAGCGCTTCGACTCCGCCGGTATCTCCTTGGGCGCACTGTCGCCGGAAGCTCACGAAGCCCTGGCCGAAGCCATGAACCGCCTCGGTGCGCGTTCCAACTCCGGTGAAGGCGGCGAAGACCCGGCGCGCTACGGCACCATCAAGAGCTCGAAAATCAAGCAAGTGGCAACCGGCCGTTTCGGTGTAACCCCGGAATACCTGGTCAACGCTGAAGTGCTGCAGATCAAGGTCGCCCAGGGCGCCAAGCCCGGCGAAGGTGGTCAACTGCCAGGCGGCAAGGTCAACGGCCTGATCGCCAAACTGCGTTACGCAGTGCCAGGCGTGACCCTGATTTCGCCTCCGCCGCACCACGACATCTATTCCATCGAAGACTTGTCGCAGCTGATTTTCGATCTGAAACAAGTCAACCCGAAGGCGCTGGTCTCGGTGAAGCTGGTAGCAGAAGCGGGCGTCGGCACCATCGCCGCCGGTGTGGCCAAGGCCTACGCGGACTTGATCACCATCTCCGGCTACGACGGCGGCACCGGTGCATCGCCGCTGACCTCGATCAAATATGCGGGTGCTCCGTGGGAGCTAGGCCTGGCCGAAACCCACCAGACCCTGCGCGGCAACGATCTGCGCGGCAAAGTGCGGGTACAAACCGACGGCGGCCTGAAAACCGGCCTCGACGTGATCAAGGCGGCCATCCTCGGCGCTGAAAGCTTCGGCTTCGGCACCGCGCCAATGATCGCACTGGGCTGCAAATACCTGCGCATCTGCCACCTGAACAACTGCGCCACTGGCGTCGCGACCCAGAACGAGAAGCTGCGCAAGGATCACTACATCGGTACCGTCGACATGGTGGTGAATTTCTTCACCTACGTCGCCGAAGAAACTCGTGAGTGGCTGGCCAAGCTGGGTGTGCGCTCCCTCGAAGAGCTGATCGGCCGTACCGATCTGCTGGAAATCCTCGAAGGCCAGACCGCCAAGCAGCATCACCTGGACCTGACCCCGTTGCTGGGCAGCGACCACGTGCCGGCGGACAAGCCGCAGTTCTGTGGCGTTGAGCGCAACCCGCCGTTCGACAAGGGCCTGCTGGCCGAGAAAATGGTCGACATGGCCACCTCGGCGATCAACGACTTGAGCGGCGCTGAATTCACCCTGGATATCTGCAACTGCGACCGTTCCATCGGCGCACGGATCTCCGGCGAAATCGCGCGCAAGCACGGTAACCAGGGCATGGCCAACGCGCCGGTCACGTTCCGCTTCAAGGGCACTGCCGGTCAGAGCTTCGGCGTGTGGAACGCCGGTGGTCTGCACATGTACCTGGAAGGCGACGCCAACGACTACGTCGGCAAAGGCATGACCGGCGGCAAGCTGGTCATCGTGCCACCGAAGGGCAGCGTCTACCGCACCCAGGACAGTGCCATCATCGGCAACACCTGCCTGTACGGCGCCACTGGCGGCAAGCTGTTCGCCGCCGGCACCGCGGGCGAGCGTTTCGCCGTGCGTAACTCCGGTGCCCACACCGTCGTGGAAGGCACTGGCGATCACTGCTGCGAGTACATGACCGGTGGTTTCGTCTGCGTATTGGGCAAGACCGGTTACAACTTTGGCTCTGGCATGACCGGCGGTTTCGCCTACGTGCTCGACCAGGACAACACCTTCGTTGACCGGGTCAACCACGAACTGGTGGAAATCCAGCGGATCAGCGGCGAGGCGATGGAAGCCTACCGTAGCCACCTGCAACGCGTGCTGAACGAGTACGTCGAGGAAACCGACAGCGAGTGGGGTCGTGAACTCGCCGAGAACCTCGATGATTACGTGCGCCGTTTCTGGCTGGTCAAGCCCAAGGCTGCCAACCTGAAGTCGTTGCTTTCCAGCACCCGTGCCAACCCGCAGTGA
- a CDS encoding FAD-dependent oxidoreductase produces the protein MAERLNNDFQFIEVGRKDPKKKLLRQRKKEFVEIYEPFKPQQSADQAHRCLGCGNPYCEWKCPVHNFIPNWLKLVAEGNILQAAELSHQTNTLPEVCGRVCPQDRLCEGACTLNDGFGAVTIGSVEKYITDTAFAMGWRPDMSKVKPTGKRVAIIGAGPAGLGCADVLVRGGVTPVVFDKNPEIGGLLTFGIPEFKLEKTVLSNRREVFTGMGIEFRLNTEVGKDVTMEQLLEEYDAVFMGMGTYTYMKGGFAGEDLPGVYDALDFLIANVNRNLGFEKSPEDFVDMKGKKVVVLGGGDTAMDCNRTSIRQGAKSVTCAYRRDEANMPGSRKEVKNAKEEGVKFLYNRQPIAIVGEDKVEGVKVVETRLGEPDARGRRSPEPIPGSEEIIPADAVVIAFGFRPSPAPWFEQFEIQTDSQGRVVAPEQGQYKHQTSNPKIFAGGDMVRGSDLVVTAIFEGRNAAEGILDYLGV, from the coding sequence ATGGCTGAACGTCTGAATAATGACTTCCAGTTCATCGAGGTCGGGCGCAAGGATCCGAAGAAGAAACTGTTGCGTCAACGCAAGAAAGAGTTCGTGGAAATCTACGAACCCTTCAAACCCCAGCAGTCGGCCGACCAGGCCCACCGCTGCCTGGGTTGTGGTAACCCGTATTGCGAATGGAAGTGCCCGGTGCACAACTTCATTCCCAACTGGCTGAAGCTGGTGGCCGAGGGCAACATCCTCCAGGCCGCCGAGCTGTCGCACCAGACCAACACTCTGCCGGAAGTCTGCGGCCGGGTGTGCCCGCAAGACCGTCTGTGCGAGGGTGCCTGCACCCTCAACGACGGTTTCGGCGCGGTGACCATCGGTTCGGTGGAGAAGTACATCACCGACACCGCGTTCGCCATGGGCTGGCGCCCGGACATGTCCAAGGTCAAGCCGACCGGCAAGCGTGTCGCGATCATCGGTGCCGGGCCTGCGGGCCTGGGCTGTGCCGACGTGCTGGTGCGCGGTGGCGTGACCCCGGTGGTGTTCGACAAGAACCCGGAAATCGGCGGTCTGCTGACCTTCGGCATCCCCGAGTTCAAGCTGGAAAAGACCGTGCTGAGCAATCGTCGCGAAGTCTTCACTGGCATGGGCATCGAGTTCCGCCTCAACACCGAGGTGGGCAAGGACGTGACCATGGAGCAACTGCTCGAAGAATACGATGCGGTATTCATGGGCATGGGCACCTACACCTACATGAAAGGCGGCTTTGCCGGGGAAGATCTGCCGGGCGTGTACGACGCGCTGGACTTCCTGATCGCCAACGTCAACCGCAACCTGGGCTTTGAAAAGTCGCCGGAAGATTTCGTCGACATGAAAGGCAAGAAGGTCGTGGTACTCGGCGGCGGCGACACGGCGATGGACTGCAACCGTACGTCGATCCGCCAGGGCGCCAAGTCGGTGACCTGCGCCTATCGTCGTGACGAAGCAAACATGCCGGGCTCGCGCAAAGAGGTGAAGAACGCCAAGGAAGAAGGCGTGAAATTCCTCTATAACCGCCAGCCGATCGCCATTGTCGGTGAAGACAAGGTCGAAGGCGTGAAGGTGGTCGAGACCCGTCTAGGCGAACCGGACGCCCGTGGCCGTCGTAGCCCCGAGCCGATCCCGGGCTCCGAAGAGATCATCCCGGCCGACGCCGTGGTCATCGCTTTCGGTTTCCGACCGAGCCCGGCGCCGTGGTTCGAGCAATTCGAGATCCAGACCGACAGCCAGGGCCGTGTTGTGGCGCCGGAACAAGGTCAGTACAAGCACCAGACCAGCAACCCGAAAATCTTCGCCGGTGGCGACATGGTGCGCGGTTCCGACCTGGTGGTGACGGCGATCTTCGAAGGCCGTAATGCGGCGGAAGGGATACTGGATTATCTGGGGGTCTAA
- the hemE gene encoding uroporphyrinogen decarboxylase: MTALKNDRFLRALLKQPVDVTPVWMMRQAGRYLPEYRASRAKAGDFMSLCMNPAFACEVTMQPLDRYPQLDAAILFSDILTIPDAMGQGLYFETGEGPRFKKVVSTLADIEALPIPDPQKDLGYVMDAVSTIRRELNGRVPLIGFSGSPWTLATYMVEGGSSKDFRKTKAMLYDNPQAMHLLLDKLAQSVTSYLNGQIMAGAQAVQIFDTWGGNLSAAAYQEFSLAYMKKIVSGLIREHEGRKVPVILFTKNGGLWLESIADAGADALGLDWTCDIGNARTRVGDKVALQGNMDPTVLYAKPEAIRAEVGRILASYGKGSGHVFNLGHGITPEVDPEHAGAFLRAVHELSAQYHE, encoded by the coding sequence ATGACTGCCCTGAAGAACGACCGTTTCCTGCGCGCCCTGCTCAAGCAACCCGTAGACGTCACCCCTGTGTGGATGATGCGTCAGGCCGGTCGGTACCTGCCTGAATACCGCGCCAGCCGTGCCAAGGCCGGCGATTTCATGAGCCTGTGCATGAACCCGGCGTTCGCTTGCGAAGTCACGATGCAGCCGCTCGACCGCTATCCACAACTGGACGCGGCGATCCTCTTCTCCGACATCCTGACCATCCCCGATGCCATGGGCCAGGGCCTGTACTTCGAAACCGGCGAAGGTCCGCGCTTCAAGAAAGTCGTCAGCACCCTGGCCGACATCGAAGCCTTGCCGATCCCTGATCCGCAGAAAGACCTCGGCTATGTGATGGACGCCGTCAGCACCATCCGCCGCGAACTGAACGGTCGAGTGCCATTGATCGGCTTCTCCGGCAGCCCGTGGACCCTGGCGACCTATATGGTCGAAGGCGGCTCGTCGAAAGACTTCCGCAAGACCAAGGCCATGCTCTACGACAACCCGCAAGCCATGCACCTGCTGCTGGATAAACTCGCGCAATCGGTCACCAGCTACCTCAACGGCCAGATCATGGCCGGTGCACAAGCGGTGCAGATCTTCGACACTTGGGGCGGCAACCTGTCGGCGGCGGCGTACCAGGAGTTCTCCCTGGCCTACATGAAGAAAATCGTCAGCGGTTTGATCCGCGAGCATGAAGGCCGCAAGGTGCCGGTGATCCTGTTCACCAAGAACGGTGGCCTGTGGCTGGAAAGCATCGCCGATGCCGGTGCCGACGCACTGGGCCTGGACTGGACGTGCGACATCGGCAACGCCCGTACCCGTGTTGGCGACAAGGTCGCGCTGCAAGGCAACATGGACCCGACCGTGCTCTACGCCAAGCCGGAAGCGATTCGCGCTGAAGTCGGGCGCATCCTGGCCAGCTACGGCAAAGGCAGCGGCCACGTGTTCAACCTCGGTCATGGCATCACGCCGGAAGTCGATCCGGAACATGCTGGCGCCTTCCTGCGCGCGGTACATGAACTGTCGGCGCAGTATCACGAATAG
- the gbpA gene encoding N-acetylglucosamine-binding protein GbpA has translation MKITFDKRSALTACTSSMILLSAMLASQTVSAHGYLEVPPSRALACQKGLNTNCGGAQYEPQSVGETFKGFPAGVGGAAQQGPVDGKIASGGHSLFSAMDAQSATRWHLTEIKDRNIDFKWHYTAVHPATKHEYFITRNGWNPNESLKRATFESTPFCTIDGGNKRPESSDKHNCNIPADKSGHHVVLAIWTVGDTDAAFYNATDLNILAEPELPGGWSSVGSIAPSTALLVGDKVKARAFTANGESPDYSVEISIDNAEDGTPQNWSFKLAEKINQTHTLVRAGIRDESGNVEPVKGANSLYAQKDSGVVRYEVQLDMKEDTAARMAVASQQAEYVLDKGRAKVDFSMIANRAMNVEATLLDQNNKPVGTTSAQVASGSTSLSMDVRSNPGAHTLTLVGTTLDGRTTRQDTQTTQLTGEGAGIEYDFVFPEGLSDYKAGTKVLHPKTNEVFECKPFPESGYCKQYSPSANGYEPVVGAHWHMAWNKL, from the coding sequence ATGAAAATTACATTTGATAAAAGAAGTGCTTTAACGGCCTGCACTTCATCGATGATCCTGTTATCGGCAATGCTGGCCTCTCAAACCGTTTCCGCCCACGGCTATCTGGAAGTGCCGCCTTCGCGCGCGTTGGCTTGCCAGAAAGGCTTGAACACCAACTGCGGTGGCGCCCAGTACGAGCCGCAGAGCGTCGGTGAAACCTTCAAAGGCTTTCCGGCGGGCGTCGGCGGTGCTGCCCAGCAGGGGCCGGTCGATGGCAAGATCGCCAGCGGTGGTCACTCGCTGTTCTCTGCCATGGACGCACAGTCCGCCACCCGTTGGCACCTGACTGAAATCAAGGACCGCAACATCGATTTCAAGTGGCATTACACAGCGGTTCACCCGGCCACCAAGCACGAGTATTTCATCACCCGCAACGGCTGGAACCCGAATGAGTCGCTCAAGCGCGCCACCTTCGAAAGCACGCCGTTCTGCACCATCGACGGTGGCAATAAGCGTCCGGAGTCCAGCGACAAGCACAACTGCAACATTCCGGCGGACAAGTCTGGCCATCACGTCGTCCTGGCCATCTGGACCGTGGGCGATACCGATGCCGCGTTCTACAACGCCACGGATCTGAACATCCTGGCGGAGCCTGAGCTGCCTGGCGGCTGGTCCTCCGTAGGCAGCATTGCGCCTTCGACGGCGCTGCTGGTGGGCGACAAGGTCAAGGCCCGCGCGTTCACCGCCAATGGCGAGAGCCCGGACTACAGTGTCGAAATCAGCATTGATAACGCTGAAGACGGCACGCCGCAAAACTGGTCGTTCAAGTTGGCCGAAAAAATCAACCAGACCCACACCCTCGTTCGTGCCGGTATCCGCGACGAGAGCGGCAATGTTGAGCCGGTCAAAGGCGCCAACAGCCTCTACGCACAAAAAGACAGCGGGGTAGTCCGCTACGAAGTGCAACTGGACATGAAGGAAGACACCGCCGCGCGCATGGCGGTGGCCTCGCAGCAAGCCGAATACGTCCTGGATAAAGGCCGGGCGAAGGTCGACTTCAGCATGATCGCGAACCGTGCAATGAACGTCGAAGCCACTTTGCTCGACCAGAACAACAAACCGGTAGGCACCACCTCGGCACAAGTGGCCAGCGGTTCCACCTCGCTGTCCATGGATGTTCGCAGCAACCCGGGCGCGCACACCTTGACCCTGGTCGGCACCACCCTGGATGGCCGCACGACCCGTCAGGACACCCAGACCACCCAGTTGACCGGTGAGGGTGCCGGCATCGAATACGACTTCGTGTTCCCAGAAGGCCTCAGCGACTACAAAGCCGGCACCAAGGTGCTGCATCCAAAGACCAACGAAGTCTTTGAGTGCAAGCCGTTCCCCGAGTCGGGTTACTGCAAGCAGTACAGCCCCTCAGCCAACGGTTATGAACCGGTTGTCGGTGCTCACTGGCACATGGCGTGGAACAAGTTGTAA
- a CDS encoding cytochrome b/b6 domain-containing protein, whose protein sequence is MLIELKMTVSGYSRQRVLLHWLSAAVILWTLLTGFLVAGFEVSAHTRESVAFFNVSLTTVFIPFYLWRLFLFFTHTRFSGMRSLSLVEVLALFVHSSIYLIVGAVLVTGVLMMDRPINVFGVVEIAQPLSDPRLIALFVTVHTWACVVLSLLLAAHIGAVIVHEACNHRVLRRMSLRLCGKPGAGRLE, encoded by the coding sequence ATGTTGATCGAGTTGAAAATGACGGTTTCGGGTTATTCCAGACAGCGCGTGCTGCTGCATTGGTTGTCTGCGGCGGTGATCCTGTGGACCTTGCTGACTGGTTTTCTTGTGGCCGGTTTCGAGGTGTCTGCGCACACCAGGGAGTCGGTTGCGTTCTTCAATGTTTCGCTGACGACAGTGTTCATACCGTTTTACCTGTGGCGCCTGTTTCTGTTTTTCACTCATACCCGATTTTCGGGCATGCGGTCGTTGTCTCTTGTTGAAGTGCTCGCACTGTTCGTGCACTCATCGATTTACCTCATCGTCGGTGCCGTTCTGGTGACCGGCGTGTTGATGATGGATCGTCCGATCAATGTATTCGGGGTTGTCGAGATCGCTCAGCCGTTAAGCGATCCACGCCTGATCGCCCTGTTCGTCACGGTTCACACGTGGGCGTGTGTCGTGCTGTCGCTGCTGCTGGCCGCCCACATCGGCGCCGTCATCGTGCATGAGGCCTGCAACCACCGGGTGCTGCGACGGATGTCTTTGCGCCTGTGTGGCAAGCCTGGGGCCGGGCGACTTGAGTGA
- the gspD gene encoding type II secretion system secretin GspD gives MNSFLGALALRPVIFFVAMVVTLSHGALEAEEEKWQLAMNNAELRDIVEEISNILGTTVVLDPKVSGRVTVMSRQALDREGVRRLFYSVLDAHNFTVIDEGDRILIAPVAEAKTRAGQGTVKTTTASQFVTEVIGLNTSSASDIAGLVRPLVSANGYVGPSVSANALVLTDTAANVKRIARVIRELDAGQNNLHTVVQLKHALAGDVAPVIEASMGKRNAESVIQVLADTRTNRLIFIGPPVVRQRLIELARGLDTPATTTLDNARVIRLRHSDAKQLAEILESMGQGRKQTSAIGNAKDTSGAASFMIKADESQNALVLIAEPAQVRTIENIVRQLDQPRAQVLIHAAIVEISGDIAEAVGVQWNLNTGDAKGFINFPGTDIPIVGGLKFDEKRSAPEGAILQLGGDRFGALVSALASNTHSNLLSTPSLLTLDNQEAEIIVGQNVPFKTGSYATNSNGGENPFTTVERKDVGISLKIKPYINEGSTLRLEVEQEVSDIAPSVSGIDSSDLITNKRALKSTILADDGEIIVIGGLIRDSVRTQKSGVPLLRDIPYLGALFRWNRDTQTKSNLMVFLRPTIVRSKEDLSQVSQQRYNALRDLSKSGAGENNSLLLPSEARGLFEPASDAPVFDLRGKAQ, from the coding sequence ATGAATAGCTTTCTCGGTGCGTTAGCACTGCGACCGGTGATTTTTTTCGTCGCCATGGTGGTAACGCTTTCCCACGGCGCGCTTGAGGCCGAGGAAGAAAAATGGCAGCTGGCGATGAACAACGCAGAGCTGCGTGACATCGTCGAAGAGATCTCCAACATTCTGGGGACCACCGTGGTACTGGACCCCAAAGTCTCCGGTCGAGTCACGGTCATGTCCAGACAGGCGCTCGATCGTGAAGGGGTGCGCCGGTTGTTCTATTCGGTGCTCGACGCCCACAACTTCACGGTGATCGATGAGGGCGACCGGATTCTCATCGCTCCAGTTGCCGAGGCCAAGACCCGAGCCGGACAGGGCACGGTAAAAACCACCACGGCGTCGCAGTTCGTGACCGAAGTCATCGGCTTGAACACCAGCAGTGCCTCCGATATTGCCGGGTTGGTGCGGCCATTGGTCTCTGCCAATGGTTATGTCGGCCCTTCGGTGTCGGCCAATGCGTTGGTGTTGACCGATACCGCTGCCAATGTGAAGCGCATCGCCCGGGTGATCCGCGAACTGGACGCCGGTCAGAACAACCTGCACACGGTGGTTCAGCTCAAGCATGCCCTGGCAGGCGATGTCGCGCCGGTGATCGAGGCCTCCATGGGCAAGCGCAATGCCGAGTCAGTGATACAGGTGCTGGCCGACACCAGGACCAATCGCCTGATTTTCATTGGCCCACCGGTCGTTCGCCAGCGCCTGATCGAGCTGGCCCGAGGTCTCGATACGCCGGCCACCACGACCCTCGACAATGCCCGGGTGATTCGCCTGCGCCACAGCGATGCCAAGCAGTTGGCCGAGATTCTTGAGTCGATGGGGCAGGGCAGAAAACAGACATCCGCCATCGGCAACGCCAAAGACACTTCTGGCGCTGCAAGTTTCATGATCAAGGCCGACGAAAGCCAGAACGCGCTGGTGCTGATCGCCGAGCCCGCGCAGGTACGGACTATCGAAAACATCGTGCGTCAGCTGGATCAGCCACGGGCCCAGGTGTTGATCCATGCCGCCATCGTCGAAATCTCCGGCGACATCGCCGAGGCTGTGGGTGTGCAGTGGAACCTCAACACGGGCGACGCCAAGGGCTTCATCAACTTTCCCGGCACCGACATTCCGATCGTCGGCGGGCTGAAGTTCGACGAGAAAAGATCGGCGCCGGAAGGGGCGATCCTGCAACTGGGTGGCGACCGCTTCGGTGCGCTGGTTTCGGCCCTGGCCAGCAACACCCACAGCAACCTGCTGTCCACGCCGAGCCTGTTGACCCTGGACAATCAGGAAGCCGAGATCATCGTCGGCCAGAACGTGCCGTTCAAGACCGGCTCCTATGCCACCAACAGCAACGGCGGGGAAAATCCGTTCACCACCGTCGAGCGCAAGGACGTCGGCATCAGCCTGAAGATCAAGCCTTACATCAACGAAGGCTCGACGTTGCGCCTGGAGGTCGAGCAGGAAGTGTCGGACATCGCGCCGTCGGTGTCGGGCATTGATTCCTCGGACCTGATCACCAACAAGCGAGCGCTCAAGAGCACCATCCTCGCTGACGATGGCGAAATAATCGTGATCGGCGGCCTGATCCGGGACAGCGTGCGCACCCAGAAAAGCGGCGTGCCGCTGCTGCGTGACATTCCCTACCTCGGCGCGTTGTTCCGCTGGAATCGCGACACTCAGACCAAAAGCAACCTGATGGTGTTCTTGCGCCCGACCATCGTGCGCAGCAAGGAAGACCTGTCCCAGGTCAGCCAGCAGCGTTACAACGCGCTGCGTGACTTGAGTAAATCGGGGGCGGGGGAAAACAACTCGCTGTTGCTGCCATCCGAGGCGCGCGGGTTGTTCGAACCGGCCAGCGACGCGCCAGTGTTCGATTTGCGCGGCAAGGCGCAGTGA